The following proteins come from a genomic window of Pedobacter faecalis:
- a CDS encoding cell division protein FtsQ/DivIB, with translation MLKRINWTRVFKIFAWTGSLAGIVVLMSFIDVKKKDIICQNINIRIPGADNFIEREEIDAILARSQGVLVGRKLKEINLQDLEQSIKDNPYIAFAKVYADMNGVINIALEQREPVLRVVNSGDQEFYIERTGLKIPVSPNFTANVLAVNGKILEHFSGKVDTLITKKAKDLFKVALYVKQDSLWDAQIEQMFVNDKEDILLIPRVGNQKIVLGSADSLDVKMNNLLEFYKQVMPKLGWNTYRTINIKYTNQVVCELNKIDSTQLTNSVDTIKKQIPKETINNQLNKSI, from the coding sequence ATGCTTAAGCGGATCAACTGGACCAGGGTATTTAAAATTTTTGCGTGGACGGGCAGTCTCGCGGGAATAGTCGTGCTCATGAGCTTTATTGACGTAAAAAAGAAAGACATCATCTGTCAAAACATCAATATTAGAATCCCTGGGGCCGACAATTTTATTGAGCGTGAGGAGATTGACGCCATATTAGCAAGGAGCCAGGGAGTATTGGTAGGGCGCAAACTGAAAGAAATAAATCTTCAGGACCTTGAGCAGAGTATAAAGGACAACCCCTATATCGCATTTGCAAAAGTATATGCCGATATGAACGGTGTTATCAACATAGCGCTCGAGCAGCGCGAACCGGTACTACGTGTGGTTAACTCTGGAGATCAGGAATTTTATATCGAAAGAACCGGACTAAAGATTCCTGTATCCCCTAATTTTACAGCCAATGTCTTAGCTGTTAACGGAAAAATTCTGGAGCATTTTTCCGGAAAGGTAGACACACTGATCACGAAGAAAGCTAAAGATCTGTTTAAGGTTGCCTTATATGTTAAGCAGGATTCGTTATGGGACGCACAAATTGAGCAGATGTTCGTAAACGATAAAGAAGATATTTTGCTAATACCCAGGGTCGGCAATCAAAAGATTGTACTAGGCAGTGCCGATTCACTGGATGTGAAGATGAATAATTTGCTTGAATTCTATAAACAGGTTATGCCTAAGCTTGGATGGAATACTTACAGAACAATCAATATTAAGTACACAAACCAGGTCGTCTGCGAGTTGAACAAAATAGATTCGACGCAGCTTACTAACTCAGTAGATACAATAAAAAAACAAATACCTAAGGAAACAATAAATAATCAACTCAACAAATCGATATAA
- the ftsZ gene encoding cell division protein FtsZ, whose amino-acid sequence MQFEMLKDKSSIIKVIGVGGGGGNAVNHMYRQGITGVDFIICNTDAQALESSPIPNKVQLGASLTEGMGAGSIPEVGKNSAIENIDDIKQMLGNTTKMLFITAGMGGGTGTGASPIIAKAAKELDILTVAIITTPFAFEGKRRKMQANDGLEELKKYVDSYLVISNDRLREIFGNLTLGSAFAQADDILTTAAKGIAEIITVPGYINVDFKDVRTVMKESGVAIMGSFACEGENRALSAVEGALASPLLKDNEIEGARYILLNISSGLREVTMDEVTIITDYIQDKAGLSADLIWGNCIDESLEDKLSVTIIATGFQTKEEREEDKKNVKKISLLTPEEAPLIRPVEAVNTFIQPKPESSYKEPVLKVKDEQIRQSDLFGDLFNANKQAVQEPENNVVRHTLIDEEIITNTQEGQDSAYEFEVKVSETNFVFESPVANFNEPETQTPQQEAQSAGPDDDKSDESIEDQLRKSKERILKLKDLSMKLRTSNGLQELENEPAYKRKQMQLQQVQHSSESQISRFTLSNEDDGSTGIRPNNSFLHDNVD is encoded by the coding sequence ATGCAGTTCGAAATGTTAAAAGATAAGTCATCAATAATCAAAGTAATTGGTGTAGGTGGCGGTGGTGGTAATGCGGTAAACCATATGTATCGCCAGGGAATTACGGGTGTCGACTTTATAATTTGCAATACTGATGCTCAAGCTTTGGAGTCCAGTCCTATCCCAAATAAGGTTCAATTGGGGGCTAGCTTAACGGAGGGTATGGGCGCAGGCTCTATACCTGAGGTTGGGAAAAATTCAGCTATTGAAAATATCGACGATATTAAGCAGATGCTGGGCAATACAACAAAGATGTTGTTTATAACTGCTGGTATGGGCGGTGGAACCGGAACAGGAGCCAGCCCAATAATCGCTAAAGCAGCTAAGGAGCTGGATATTTTAACTGTTGCCATTATAACTACTCCATTTGCATTCGAAGGCAAGAGGCGGAAAATGCAGGCGAATGACGGGCTGGAGGAACTTAAAAAATATGTAGACTCTTACCTCGTTATATCTAACGATCGCTTACGCGAAATCTTCGGCAACTTAACACTTGGATCTGCATTTGCACAAGCTGATGATATTTTGACAACTGCAGCTAAGGGCATTGCAGAGATCATTACTGTACCTGGCTATATTAACGTTGACTTCAAGGATGTTAGAACCGTCATGAAAGAAAGCGGTGTGGCCATTATGGGCAGTTTTGCATGCGAAGGAGAGAACCGTGCATTGAGCGCAGTAGAGGGTGCGCTCGCATCGCCACTGCTAAAGGACAATGAAATAGAAGGTGCCAGGTACATCCTTCTTAACATTAGTTCCGGGCTGCGCGAGGTAACCATGGACGAAGTGACAATTATTACTGATTATATTCAAGACAAAGCCGGACTTTCAGCCGATTTGATCTGGGGTAACTGTATCGACGAAAGCCTTGAGGATAAGTTGTCTGTAACCATTATTGCCACCGGGTTTCAGACCAAGGAAGAACGGGAAGAGGATAAGAAGAACGTTAAAAAGATATCTCTACTTACACCGGAGGAGGCTCCTCTTATAAGACCAGTTGAAGCAGTTAATACGTTTATACAACCGAAGCCGGAATCGTCCTATAAGGAGCCGGTGCTGAAGGTTAAAGACGAGCAGATCCGGCAGTCAGATCTTTTCGGCGATCTGTTCAATGCAAATAAGCAAGCCGTTCAGGAGCCTGAAAATAATGTAGTCAGGCATACGCTAATAGACGAGGAAATTATCACCAATACTCAGGAAGGTCAGGATTCAGCCTATGAATTCGAGGTTAAAGTATCAGAAACTAATTTCGTTTTTGAATCGCCGGTGGCAAACTTCAACGAGCCCGAAACACAGACGCCCCAGCAGGAAGCGCAATCTGCCGGACCTGATGATGATAAAAGTGATGAGTCCATTGAAGACCAGTTGAGGAAGTCTAAGGAGCGTATTCTAAAACTTAAAGATCTTAGCATGAAGTTACGCACAAGTAATGGTTTGCAAGAACTGGAGAATGAACCTGCCTATAAGCGGAAGCAAATGCAGCTGCAGCAAGTCCAGCACTCATCAGAATCACAGATATCACGATTCACTTTAAGCAACGAAGATGATGGTTCTACAGGTATCAGACCAAATAATTCTTTTTTGCACGATAACGTAGACTAA
- the murG gene encoding undecaprenyldiphospho-muramoylpentapeptide beta-N-acetylglucosaminyltransferase codes for MSSTRIIISGGGTGGHIFPAISIANALRRMEPACEILFVGATGRMEMEKVPSAGYNIVGLDIRGIQRGSVIGNLGLPMVLVRSVRKALQIIKEFKPDVVVGVGGYASGPVLFAASLRRIPYLIQEQNSYAGITNKWLGRKASKICVAFDQMDQFFPGRDIIKTGNPVRKDVVEIKGKKPLGAEWFGLSTTKKTILVIGGSLGAGTLNRSVEKHLSQLIENDIQVIWQTGKAYYGTIISRLGDNYHPNVRILEFLTHMDMAYALADLIISRAGAGTIAELCLIGKPVILVPSPNVAEDHQTKNALALVKNNAALLVTDNAAEEMLIEEAITLLKDNDRMKSYSDQIASLALPVADDLIATEVMKLARKEETWN; via the coding sequence ATGAGCAGTACAAGAATAATTATTTCGGGAGGAGGAACAGGCGGACACATTTTTCCGGCTATATCGATCGCAAATGCGCTTCGACGTATGGAGCCGGCGTGCGAAATATTATTCGTGGGTGCCACAGGTCGCATGGAGATGGAGAAAGTACCTTCGGCTGGTTATAACATCGTCGGACTCGATATCAGAGGAATCCAGCGAGGCTCTGTCATAGGAAACCTGGGTCTTCCAATGGTGCTGGTCCGGAGCGTCAGGAAAGCACTCCAGATTATTAAAGAATTTAAACCGGACGTTGTGGTGGGGGTAGGCGGTTACGCTTCGGGTCCTGTTCTTTTTGCTGCCTCTTTGAGACGCATTCCTTATCTCATTCAGGAGCAAAACTCTTACGCAGGAATCACCAATAAATGGCTCGGTCGGAAAGCATCAAAAATATGTGTGGCCTTTGACCAGATGGATCAGTTTTTCCCGGGCCGCGACATCATCAAAACCGGAAATCCTGTCAGGAAAGATGTTGTTGAGATCAAGGGCAAAAAACCTTTAGGCGCCGAATGGTTTGGTCTTAGCACTACCAAAAAGACTATTTTGGTTATTGGTGGAAGCCTCGGCGCCGGGACTCTAAACAGAAGTGTAGAGAAGCATTTGTCTCAACTCATCGAAAACGACATTCAGGTGATATGGCAGACAGGCAAGGCCTACTATGGCACAATAATATCCCGTTTGGGCGACAACTATCATCCGAACGTTCGCATTCTGGAGTTTCTTACGCATATGGATATGGCCTATGCACTGGCAGATCTCATTATCTCCCGCGCTGGTGCTGGTACAATTGCTGAACTTTGCCTGATAGGCAAGCCGGTTATCTTAGTGCCTTCACCCAACGTAGCGGAAGATCACCAGACAAAGAATGCACTCGCATTAGTAAAAAATAACGCGGCATTGCTTGTTACCGACAATGCTGCTGAAGAAATGTTGATCGAAGAGGCGATCACATTACTTAAAGACAACGACAGGATGAAATCGTATTCTGATCAGATCGCATCCCTGGCTCTGCCCGTTGCAGATGATCTAATCGCAACGGAGGTGATGAAACTGGCCCGAAAGGAGGAGACATGGAATTAG
- a CDS encoding FtsW/RodA/SpoVE family cell cycle protein → MIAVNTLLDKTKGDRWIWLIIIMLSIISVMIVYSSTSTLAYKRGVGVEKLLLTKHVIFVIIGIAMIYIAHLLDYRYYAGISKILMIVTIPLLVYTLIFGANYNEASRWVKIPVIGLTFQTSDLAKLALITFLARMLTKKQENIKDVKRAFVPIMGSVCVVFVLIAWANLSTALMLFGVSILLLIIGRISIKQIMIVCAGGFVLLLFVAFLGPRKEVYKSRINTYLHPELQNSDKTFQSDHSKIALASGGLLGKGPGNSIEKNFLPHPYSDFVFAMIIEEYGTAGGVLVMSLYLVLLYRCIKIVTKAPKAFGALLAAGLGFSLTIQAFANMAVAVGLGPVTGVPLPLVSMGGTSLLFTSIAFGIILSVSKDVEEYNSKKVIVGEIPAMA, encoded by the coding sequence ATGATTGCGGTAAACACACTTCTGGACAAAACAAAAGGCGACCGGTGGATCTGGTTGATCATCATCATGCTATCCATCATATCGGTGATGATTGTATACAGTTCAACCAGTACGCTGGCTTACAAGCGCGGGGTAGGTGTAGAAAAGCTGCTGCTCACCAAACACGTCATCTTTGTGATTATTGGGATTGCGATGATCTACATCGCACACCTGCTCGACTACAGGTATTACGCCGGGATATCCAAGATACTGATGATTGTTACCATTCCTCTTTTGGTATATACGCTGATATTCGGTGCAAACTATAACGAAGCTTCCCGCTGGGTAAAAATCCCTGTAATCGGCCTTACATTTCAGACGTCCGATCTAGCAAAACTCGCTTTGATTACATTCTTAGCCAGAATGTTAACAAAAAAGCAGGAAAATATTAAAGATGTAAAACGTGCATTTGTACCTATCATGGGATCGGTATGTGTGGTATTCGTGCTCATAGCCTGGGCAAACTTATCAACCGCCCTCATGCTTTTTGGAGTGAGTATACTGCTGCTTATCATTGGCAGGATCAGTATAAAGCAAATCATGATCGTGTGTGCCGGAGGATTCGTATTGCTTTTATTTGTTGCCTTTTTAGGTCCGCGTAAGGAGGTTTATAAATCCCGTATCAATACGTATTTGCATCCTGAACTTCAAAACTCAGATAAGACTTTCCAGTCCGACCATTCCAAAATAGCCCTGGCATCTGGCGGATTACTTGGAAAGGGTCCGGGTAATAGTATAGAAAAAAACTTTTTGCCGCATCCGTATTCGGATTTCGTATTTGCAATGATTATAGAGGAGTATGGCACCGCAGGTGGTGTGTTGGTGATGTCGCTGTATCTCGTCCTGCTCTATCGCTGCATCAAGATCGTAACTAAGGCCCCGAAAGCTTTTGGCGCACTTTTGGCAGCCGGACTTGGCTTTAGCCTAACAATTCAGGCCTTTGCGAATATGGCAGTGGCCGTAGGATTAGGTCCCGTAACGGGCGTCCCTTTACCGCTGGTTAGTATGGGTGGAACGTCCTTGCTGTTCACCAGTATCGCCTTTGGAATAATTTTGAGCGTAAGCAAAGACGTTGAAGAGTATAATAGTAAAAAAGTGATTGTCGGAGAAATACCAGCAATGGCATAA
- the ftsA gene encoding cell division protein FtsA, whose amino-acid sequence MGKEKLTTQSPIVVGLDIGTTKICVIVGRRTQHGKIEVLGIGKAESAGVTRGVVSNIQKTVQGISQAVELASAQSNVEIRVVNVGIAGQHIKSLQHRGILTRRELNNEIAKKDIDKLIDDMFKLVMPPGEEIIHVLPQEFTIDNEPGIKDPIGMAGVRLEANFHIISGQVTAVKNIMRCVTNAGLQTQELILEPLASSESVLSDEEKEAGVALVDIGGGTTDIAIFHEGIIRHTAVIPFGGNSVTEDIREGCSVMRNQAELLKTRFGSALAEENKENEIICVPGLRGREPKEISVKNLAYVIQARMEEIIEHVYYEIKSSGYEKKLIGGVVITGGGALLKHLSQLVEYVTGLDCRVGYPNEHLSKYEDMPKTIYDDLKSPMYATSVGLLIKGIQKAEELIEEMNQPGVFVERPKDKEKAKRSGGGLFDKLLAKTKDFIKDDMNVSDEDYIKP is encoded by the coding sequence ATGGGCAAAGAAAAATTAACCACTCAGTCTCCAATTGTAGTAGGATTGGATATCGGTACTACCAAAATCTGCGTGATCGTAGGGCGCAGAACGCAGCACGGCAAAATTGAAGTGTTGGGTATAGGTAAAGCAGAATCTGCCGGTGTTACCCGCGGCGTAGTGTCTAACATACAAAAGACAGTGCAGGGTATATCACAAGCGGTTGAACTTGCAAGCGCACAGTCAAATGTTGAGATACGCGTTGTGAACGTTGGCATTGCAGGTCAGCACATCAAAAGTCTCCAGCATAGAGGTATTCTAACAAGAAGGGAACTTAATAATGAGATAGCTAAAAAAGATATCGATAAACTCATTGATGATATGTTTAAGTTAGTGATGCCTCCTGGAGAGGAGATCATCCATGTTCTTCCTCAGGAGTTCACTATAGACAATGAGCCCGGTATCAAAGACCCTATCGGTATGGCCGGAGTCCGGTTAGAAGCTAACTTTCATATTATATCTGGCCAGGTAACAGCGGTTAAGAACATCATGCGCTGCGTTACCAACGCCGGCTTGCAAACCCAGGAGTTAATCCTGGAGCCACTAGCGTCTTCAGAGTCGGTGTTGAGCGACGAAGAGAAAGAAGCGGGTGTAGCGCTGGTCGATATCGGCGGCGGTACTACGGATATTGCCATATTCCATGAAGGCATTATTAGACACACAGCGGTAATACCTTTCGGCGGAAACAGCGTAACAGAAGATATCAGGGAAGGTTGCTCCGTCATGCGTAACCAGGCTGAACTGCTTAAAACACGGTTTGGTTCGGCTCTGGCTGAAGAAAACAAAGAAAACGAGATCATCTGTGTGCCGGGGCTGAGAGGAAGAGAACCAAAGGAAATATCCGTGAAGAACCTGGCCTATGTAATTCAGGCCAGGATGGAAGAAATCATAGAGCATGTATACTATGAAATAAAGTCGTCGGGTTATGAGAAGAAACTTATCGGCGGTGTTGTTATCACTGGTGGAGGTGCCTTATTGAAGCATCTCTCGCAGCTTGTAGAATATGTTACCGGACTTGACTGCAGAGTCGGCTATCCAAACGAACATTTGTCGAAGTATGAAGATATGCCGAAAACGATTTATGACGACCTGAAAAGTCCGATGTATGCGACCAGCGTTGGCCTGCTGATCAAGGGTATCCAGAAGGCAGAAGAGCTGATAGAGGAAATGAACCAGCCGGGCGTATTCGTTGAAAGACCCAAGGATAAAGAGAAAGCAAAGCGTTCCGGAGGAGGTCTTTTCGATAAGTTACTAGCCAAAACCAAGGATTTCATCAAAGACGATATGAACGTTAGCGACGAAGATTACATCAAGCCGTAA
- the mraY gene encoding phospho-N-acetylmuramoyl-pentapeptide-transferase, which produces MLYHLFEYLNQHYDFPGLRLFQYITFRTSLAIILSLIITTVYGSRIIRYLQKMQVGEPVRNLGLEGQMQKQGTPTMGGIMIHLGILVPTLLLANLTNVYVLLMVVTTVWMGIIGFVDDYIKVFRKNKEGLAGRFKIVGQVGLALIIGWTMYFHPNIVVRQTVDENSASKASAPMVLRQKGESFYYTQDVKSTLTNVPFYKNNEFDYAKVLKFLGPGYEKYAVFIFLLFVVVIVTAVSNGANITDGIDGLATGTSAIIGVTLGLLAYVSGNTVIADYLNIMYIPNSGELMIFAGAFVGACVGFLWYNSYPAQVFMGDTGSLAIGGIIAAFAIMIRKELLIPTLCGIFLIENLSVIIQVSYFKYTRKRFGEGRRIFLMSPLHHHYQKKGYHEAKIVTRFWIIGILLAIITIITLKLR; this is translated from the coding sequence ATGTTATATCATCTATTTGAGTATCTGAACCAGCATTATGACTTTCCAGGGTTGAGGTTGTTCCAATACATAACCTTCCGCACGTCTCTGGCTATTATTTTGTCGCTTATTATTACGACGGTATACGGAAGCAGGATAATCCGCTACCTTCAGAAAATGCAGGTCGGAGAACCCGTTCGGAATTTAGGGCTGGAAGGCCAGATGCAGAAGCAAGGTACACCGACTATGGGAGGTATTATGATACATTTGGGTATCCTGGTTCCTACCTTGCTCCTTGCAAATCTAACCAATGTCTATGTGCTCCTGATGGTTGTCACAACCGTATGGATGGGAATAATCGGATTTGTGGACGACTATATAAAGGTTTTCAGAAAGAACAAAGAGGGTCTAGCGGGCCGGTTTAAGATCGTAGGCCAGGTGGGTCTGGCCCTTATCATAGGGTGGACGATGTATTTTCACCCAAATATCGTGGTAAGACAAACGGTAGACGAAAACAGTGCTTCGAAGGCATCAGCTCCAATGGTGTTAAGACAGAAGGGCGAGAGCTTCTATTACACTCAAGACGTAAAATCGACCCTTACTAACGTACCTTTCTATAAGAATAACGAATTCGACTATGCAAAAGTGCTTAAATTCCTGGGCCCCGGATATGAAAAATACGCGGTGTTCATATTTCTGCTATTTGTAGTCGTTATCGTAACTGCGGTCTCCAATGGAGCCAACATTACCGATGGCATTGACGGGCTCGCCACCGGTACGTCCGCAATTATTGGCGTAACTCTGGGGCTACTGGCATATGTCTCTGGTAATACCGTTATCGCGGATTATCTGAACATTATGTATATCCCTAACTCTGGTGAGTTAATGATATTCGCCGGGGCTTTTGTCGGAGCATGCGTAGGCTTTCTGTGGTATAACTCCTACCCCGCACAGGTGTTCATGGGCGATACAGGTAGTTTGGCCATTGGGGGCATCATAGCAGCCTTTGCCATAATGATTAGAAAGGAACTTCTCATTCCAACCTTATGTGGGATCTTCCTGATAGAAAACCTTTCCGTAATTATTCAGGTGAGCTATTTTAAGTATACCCGCAAGCGCTTTGGCGAAGGCAGACGTATTTTTCTCATGTCACCCTTGCATCACCACTACCAGAAAAAGGGCTATCACGAAGCTAAAATCGTTACCAGATTTTGGATTATTGGAATATTGCTGGCCATCATTACCATAATAACTCTAAAATTAAGATAA
- the murC gene encoding UDP-N-acetylmuramate--L-alanine ligase, with product MELGDVKIVYLVGIGGIGMSALARYFSRRGVIVAGYDKTPTALTKALEHEGIHVSHSDNPESLPEQFIVSKAGALVIYTPAVPKDLSILNFFQDRAYNLKKRSEVLGMISKGQFCIAVAGTHGKTTTSSIIAHLLTHSGVGCTAFLGGISSNYNTNFLIGHNELVVVEADEYDRSFLTLHPNIAVITSMDADHLDIYGDQTQLHESFRMFAGQLKKNGKLFVKIGLPVSGTTYSATSESAIKATNIRVEGGSFVFDYIDGDITISNIKMMLPGVHNIENAVAAIAVARALEVSPEKIKTSIETFKGVKRRFEYVVKTSHHIYIDDYAHHPEELKACFSAVRQLYPDKKLTVIFQPHLFSRTRDFAEEFATVLGTVDELILLEIYPAREIPITGVDANFLLEKVEMQAKSLVGKNDVLELIARESPELLVTVGAGDIDTLVEPLKNILSYA from the coding sequence ATGGAATTAGGGGATGTTAAAATTGTATATCTGGTTGGTATCGGAGGTATAGGCATGAGTGCGCTCGCACGATATTTCTCTCGCAGAGGAGTAATTGTTGCCGGATATGATAAGACGCCGACTGCGCTAACGAAGGCTTTGGAGCACGAAGGAATTCATGTATCTCATAGTGACAATCCTGAATCACTGCCTGAACAGTTTATTGTCAGTAAGGCAGGTGCCCTGGTAATCTATACGCCCGCCGTACCCAAAGATCTGTCGATCCTTAATTTTTTTCAGGATAGAGCCTACAATCTTAAAAAGAGGTCTGAAGTTCTTGGGATGATCAGTAAAGGTCAGTTTTGCATTGCTGTTGCTGGTACCCATGGAAAAACGACCACATCATCAATCATTGCGCATCTTCTTACCCACAGCGGTGTAGGTTGCACAGCTTTTCTTGGAGGAATCAGTTCAAATTATAACACAAATTTCCTTATCGGGCATAATGAGCTGGTTGTTGTGGAAGCGGACGAATATGACAGGTCATTTTTAACGCTTCACCCAAACATCGCAGTCATCACATCAATGGATGCGGATCACTTAGATATCTATGGCGATCAAACACAATTGCATGAGTCGTTCAGGATGTTTGCCGGACAACTCAAAAAGAACGGCAAATTATTCGTAAAGATTGGCTTGCCGGTTTCCGGAACAACATATAGTGCAACATCAGAATCAGCCATCAAAGCGACCAACATACGGGTTGAGGGTGGCAGTTTTGTGTTCGACTATATAGACGGCGATATAACTATTTCAAATATAAAAATGATGTTGCCCGGTGTACATAATATTGAAAATGCCGTGGCAGCCATAGCGGTTGCAAGAGCCTTAGAGGTATCACCTGAGAAAATTAAAACGTCAATCGAGACGTTCAAGGGGGTCAAACGCCGGTTCGAATATGTAGTCAAAACGTCTCACCACATATATATAGATGATTATGCTCATCATCCCGAAGAATTGAAAGCCTGTTTTAGCGCCGTTAGGCAATTATATCCCGATAAGAAGCTAACGGTGATTTTTCAACCCCATCTTTTCAGTCGTACCCGTGATTTTGCAGAGGAGTTTGCGACTGTGCTGGGCACGGTCGACGAACTAATATTATTGGAAATCTATCCCGCAAGGGAAATACCTATAACCGGTGTCGATGCGAATTTTCTTCTTGAAAAGGTGGAAATGCAAGCAAAATCACTGGTCGGCAAGAATGATGTCCTGGAGCTTATCGCCCGTGAAAGCCCCGAGTTACTGGTTACCGTGGGCGCTGGAGACATTGATACTTTAGTTGAACCATTGAAAAATATTCTATCATATGCTTAA
- the murD gene encoding UDP-N-acetylmuramoyl-L-alanine--D-glutamate ligase: protein MEKQLVVILGGGESGVGAAMLAQQKGYEVFLSDSGHIQERYQAKLRQLNISFEELGHTYEKIMSAAEVIKSPGIPGSTALIKSLQEAGIPIISEIEFAKRFTSAKTVCITGSNGKTTTTMLIYHILRRAGLNVGLAGNIGNSFAEMVATSSFDWYVLELSSFMLDDMYHFKADIAVLLNITPDHLDRYDYKLENYAKSKMRITQNQGSEDVFVYCADDVETLRVMDTMQINARKYAFSLNQELPLGGFVKQESIQININPNQNNKFTMSISELALQGKHNLYNSMASGIVAKVLDIRNSTIRESMGDFKNIAHRLEHVARISGVDYINDSKATNVNSTWYALESVSSDVILIMGGVDKGNDYSMLKDMVQQKVKAIVCLGKDNKRIHEAFEDDVDVIVNTFSAHEAVQVAYHLAKKGDTVLLSPACASFDLFKNYEDRGDQFKAAVKEL from the coding sequence ATGGAAAAGCAACTAGTCGTCATTTTGGGTGGGGGAGAAAGTGGGGTAGGTGCGGCAATGCTTGCGCAACAGAAGGGCTACGAGGTATTTCTGTCAGACTCTGGCCATATACAGGAAAGATATCAGGCAAAGCTTCGCCAACTGAATATTTCTTTCGAGGAACTTGGTCACACCTACGAAAAGATAATGTCAGCCGCCGAAGTTATAAAAAGTCCTGGCATCCCTGGCAGCACTGCGTTGATCAAATCTTTGCAGGAGGCAGGGATACCGATAATATCCGAGATCGAATTTGCCAAGCGCTTTACATCAGCAAAAACGGTATGTATTACCGGTTCTAATGGTAAAACAACCACTACAATGCTGATTTACCATATTTTAAGGCGGGCGGGCTTAAACGTGGGTCTGGCAGGCAATATCGGAAACAGTTTCGCTGAAATGGTCGCCACTAGTTCCTTTGACTGGTACGTGCTCGAGCTTTCCAGTTTCATGCTGGATGACATGTATCATTTTAAAGCCGATATAGCTGTTCTGCTAAATATTACCCCAGATCATCTTGACAGGTACGACTATAAGCTTGAAAACTATGCCAAATCTAAAATGCGCATCACACAAAATCAAGGATCAGAAGATGTATTTGTCTATTGTGCCGACGATGTGGAGACACTGCGCGTAATGGATACTATGCAGATCAACGCCCGTAAGTACGCTTTTTCGCTCAACCAGGAATTGCCGCTGGGTGGCTTCGTAAAACAGGAAAGCATCCAAATCAATATAAACCCGAACCAAAACAACAAATTTACCATGTCTATCAGTGAGTTGGCTCTGCAGGGCAAGCATAATCTTTATAATTCAATGGCTTCCGGAATCGTAGCTAAAGTATTGGACATCAGAAATTCTACCATCCGCGAGAGTATGGGCGATTTTAAAAATATTGCGCATAGGCTCGAGCATGTAGCGCGCATCTCTGGGGTCGATTATATAAATGATTCTAAGGCTACCAATGTCAATTCCACATGGTATGCTCTGGAAAGCGTGAGCTCAGACGTGATATTGATCATGGGAGGGGTAGATAAAGGCAACGATTACAGCATGCTTAAAGATATGGTTCAGCAGAAGGTGAAAGCTATCGTTTGCTTGGGTAAAGACAACAAGCGGATCCACGAAGCATTTGAAGACGATGTAGACGTTATTGTAAACACTTTCTCGGCACATGAAGCCGTTCAGGTTGCCTACCATCTGGCAAAAAAAGGTGATACAGTGCTATTGTCCCCTGCTTGCGCCAGCTTTGATCTTTTCAAGAACTATGAAGATCGGGGCGACCAGTTTAAAGCGGCTGTTAAAGAGTTATAG